The genomic segment GTCGAGGCGATGGCGCAAGAGGCGCGGGACGCCGGGGACGAGGTGCTCGACCTGGCGACCGCTGGATTTCGCGGCTCGGCCTATCATGGCTATCAATCGTTCCTGCAGGCGGCTGTTGAGCGAACGGTCGCTCCGGGAGTGACCCGAGCCGGCTTGGTCAACATTCTCGGTCCCGTCCCGCATCAGGATGCAACGTGGCTCGCGGAAATCGAGGAATTGTCTCGGCTGATCGCAGGTGTCGGCCTGATCCCGAACCCGATATTCGGTCCGTTCGGGGGGCTGTCGAGCCTGCGGGCGACCGCACAGGCCGAACTAAGCGTCTCGTTGTCGCCCTGGAGCGGGGCGGCGGTCCGTGCGCTTGATGACCGCTTCGGCATTCCCTGGATCGAAAGCGCGGGATTGCCCGTTGGCGCCGCGGCGACAGGCGCACTGCTGGAAAGGATCGTCGCTGCCGCCGGTGAGGTGGACGATGCCGCGGCGCGGCTCTTCATCGACCGCGAGCGGCAGCGCGAGGCGTATTTCATCGACCGGCTGCTGGAGACGCTCTATCGACAAGGCGGAGCCCGCAGCTTTGCCGTTGCCTTGCCGAGTCTGCACGCGGGAGGCATCGTTCGGTTTCTCAGCCGGACGCTCGGTTGGTCGCCGGCCGCGATCGTCGTCACCGACAATCCGCCCGCGGAGCATCGCAGCACGCTCGAGGATGAGCTGCCCCTCGTTCACTACAGCGAAGACGACGACGAGATCGCCGCACTTATCGGGAGCAGTGGCGCGGAGATCGTGTTCGGCAGCTCCCTGGAGCGAGCGGTCGCTGATCGCCTCGCAGTGCCGTTGATCGAATGCGCCGCGCCGACCCGCCGCTTGAGCCTGACAAGTGGCTTCGGCGGCTCTCGCGGCGGTCTGACGTTGCTGGAGGCGATTGTGACGGCGTCGGATCAAGCGTAGGGAGCGCCACGCGGAACGGACGGTCCACCATCACAACGTTGCCGTCCGAACAATCGGTGGGCATCTCGCTGACGATCAGCAGGGAAATGGGTGAACTCTCCTGGAGCCGCGACGGCGTCGACGTCGCGGCGTTTGCTGCATTCGTCAGGTGGTTCGGTGGTCAGGCCAATGCCTGGTCGAAGCTGCGGTCCCAGAACGGCTTGACGTCTACCGGTGCGTCGAACACGCCAATCTTGGTGAACACGTCAGCGACTTCCTGATGGCTTTGAACCGCTGCATCGCTGTTGGCGATCAGGCTGTAATCCTGGCTGCGATTGTTGAACAGGTCGAGAATGGCCTCGACCGGCACCCCGGTATCGCGTGACTGGGCTTCCGCATAGGTCGGATAGTTCGCATTGCTCCAGGCATAGGCCTTCTGCAGCCGCAGGAGAAAGTCTGCGAGCGCAGCGTGCCGCAGCGGGTCGTCGATCGCGGAAGGATTGGCCGAGATCAGGAAGTTTCCTGAAAGATACCCGACGCCTGTCTTCAGGGTACGAGCCCCGTATTTGGAGCGGGCGAGCTGGCCATTGTAACCCCAGATCGCCCATGCATCGAGATCACCACGGGCGAAGGCAGACAGGCCGTCGGTGGGCGCAAGGTGGGTCGCCTTGATGTCGCCAAACGACAGACCGGCTTCAGCCAGCTGCTTGTAGAGATAATAGTGAGACGTCGTCCCCCGAACGTAGCCGACGCGCTTTCCCTTGAGGTCGGCCACGCGATGGATGTCCGAATCTTTCTGAACGAACGTGCCCTGATTGTTGAGATCCTCGCGATACACCGCGATGAACTTCACACGTGCTTTGGATTTCACCCCGAACGCCGCCGATGTTTCGCTGCCCGAACCCAGGTCGAGCGCGTCGACATTGATGCCTTCGATGTGCTGGACGCCGGAGTTGAACTCCTTCCAATCGATCTTGTAGGGCGTTGCGGCGAGGCCTGCCGTTTCCAGCAAGGTCTTGTGCAGTCCCTTGTAGAAGGCAATCCGCAGCGTGACCCCGGAGAGATCGGTTGGGGTGGCGGCTCGTGCGCTTGCTGTGCCCAGCAACCCGGATAACCCAAGACCCGCGCTGGCTTGCAACAAACGGCGACGCGACATGCCAATCGACATCAAACGACCTCTGACGTTTTGGAATCAGT from the Rhodopseudomonas palustris genome contains:
- a CDS encoding ABC transporter substrate-binding protein — translated: MSIGMSRRRLLQASAGLGLSGLLGTASARAATPTDLSGVTLRIAFYKGLHKTLLETAGLAATPYKIDWKEFNSGVQHIEGINVDALDLGSGSETSAAFGVKSKARVKFIAVYREDLNNQGTFVQKDSDIHRVADLKGKRVGYVRGTTSHYYLYKQLAEAGLSFGDIKATHLAPTDGLSAFARGDLDAWAIWGYNGQLARSKYGARTLKTGVGYLSGNFLISANPSAIDDPLRHAALADFLLRLQKAYAWSNANYPTYAEAQSRDTGVPVEAILDLFNNRSQDYSLIANSDAAVQSHQEVADVFTKIGVFDAPVDVKPFWDRSFDQALA
- a CDS encoding nitrogenase component 1 gives rise to the protein MAAHLMRPRAGCALHGALYAATAIDGVTPLVHATPGCGVQAGLWQGVGGCGASWPTSNLSEKHIVFGGASRLREQIKNTRGVVSSEITVVLTGCPAEMIGDDVEAMAQEARDAGDEVLDLATAGFRGSAYHGYQSFLQAAVERTVAPGVTRAGLVNILGPVPHQDATWLAEIEELSRLIAGVGLIPNPIFGPFGGLSSLRATAQAELSVSLSPWSGAAVRALDDRFGIPWIESAGLPVGAAATGALLERIVAAAGEVDDAAARLFIDRERQREAYFIDRLLETLYRQGGARSFAVALPSLHAGGIVRFLSRTLGWSPAAIVVTDNPPAEHRSTLEDELPLVHYSEDDDEIAALIGSSGAEIVFGSSLERAVADRLAVPLIECAAPTRRLSLTSGFGGSRGGLTLLEAIVTASDQA